atggagaagacgaaggcgacgaccCAGGGCGGCACGCTGTGCAGCTGGGTCTTGATGCTGCTGTAGCCGTAGGACTGGAAGATGCCCGGGGCGAAGTAGGCGTAGCCGTAGGCCGGCACGATGAGGCCGAAGTACATgaagccgccgaggatgacCTTGTAGTCCTTGAAGATGCGCCGGACGTCGCGCGCCGTGATGCTGCgctcggcggccgagttGCCCTGGTCCGCGCGCAGGCGGGCCGCGACGaagaccttctcctcggccgtgagCCACTTGACGTCCTCGGGGAAGTCGGGcaggcagaagaagaagaagacgctcACGACGACGGTCAACAGACCTTCGAGTATGAAAATCCACCTCCAGCCCGCGTagccgccggtgccggccaTCTTcccgatggcggcggccaagagACCGCCGAAcgcgccggcgagggtggtgctgttgaagaagaaggaatATCGGCGCTGGGCCTCGTGGCGGCGGTACCACATGCCGATGAGGTAGAAGGCTGCAGCAGAACGAAAACAATCAAGTCAGCCAAGCCACTAAAGGTAGAATAAAAGAAcagaaggaaaaaagaagcataagaaaaaaaaacacaccTCCCGGGAACATGCCCGTCTCaaagacgccgaggaagaagcgcgTGGTGCACAGGCCGGCGTAGTTCTGCACGAAGCCCTGCAGCATGgtgacgaggccgaagccgaacaTGTTGATGCTGAGCCAGACGTGGGGCTTGAACTTCTTGAGCAGGATGTTGGACGGGATCTCGAGCAGGATGTAGGGcacgaagaagacgacgagggcgttgTTGTAGAGGGTGCCGTCGAGGCCCAGCTCCTGGGAGAGGCCGAAGACGTTTgcgttggcgatgttgacCCGGTCTGCGGAGCGCGAATCCTCGGTCGTCAGTATATTCCGGGTGATTCGAGTTTGAGCctttcacacacacacacacaaacacacacacaccctcccGCCCTCGACTTTGGCGGCTGAGCGTTTGGGTGTATGTATCCTGCGCATCGCGAgcgggagggagagggaggagaaaCTCACCGAGGAAGGCCAGCAGGTACATGATGCACAGAAAGGGAATCACGCGGAAATCGATCTTTGTGATGAGCTTGGACTCGGTCGTGTGAGGCGGGCACTCGACGggcgcgtcgtcgccgtagaCCGGGCGGTCGAGGTCGGTCGCGTGCTCGAGGGagtgcggcggcggcgactcgGCCGGCTTGGTCTCCTTGTCGAACTGCATCTCGGCCATCAACTTTCGTCGGTTGGCTAGTTGCCCTGCTTGTTCAATCGGACTCTTGGGGGAGGTTGTTTGAGTTGGAGACACGCCTCTCGGGAACAAgaccgacgaggaagaggggaaCGAAcaagagagagtgagagtgagagagaggagtaGAGAGATTGCAACGCCAGAGACAAAAACTCAATTATCCTGCAGGGTGGGCAGCCGGCTTATATTTCGTCCCATTGTATCCATGACTTGCCCAACTTATGACTCTGTCCGTCGAGGTACACTCACTTTCGCTCTCTatttttccttctctttgcgcccgacctcggcgcggcgACTCACTAACAAGACAGGGTCGGTGATCCTCCCGACTCCACAGACTGCCCTCAAAAGTTCGAACCAACGCCCCTCCTAGTGACTGGGCCTGGAGTGTGTGAGTCGAACACCGGCAGCGGTATGTGGCGCCGAACagggggggttggaggggacggggggtGGTTGCAATGGGTATTGAtcgtctctctccccccaACCTCCCAGCCGAACCCCGCGTTTGCTGTTCTTTCTTGTGCCAATAATTAACCTGCAGCTCAGCCAGCGGCTCTGGGGTTTAATAGTAGAGCCCACGCGGGTTCGCGTCATGCGGGAAAGCTGATTCATGCCATCAATGGCGAAGCCACACACCAGCCTACCGGCCGCCTCTCGCCTGTCTCGTATTTCATCAAGCCCAGTCGGCTTTATTCTCCGAAGACGCTTCTCCCGGGAGTTACCCGAGACCAGAGTCGCTGGGCCTCCCAATCTTAAAAAGCTGACCCGTAACTACTCTAATCAAGTGTTCGTGGCCTCCACCCCGGCTCCGGACCGGACTTGGCCCTGATCCACACCGAGCGCCGATGCAGGAACTGTGAGTAATCCAGTCGACAAATAATCTTGTGGGCGGCAATCTGCGAcgtctccttctcgtcatcttcttcctgttcCTTTTCAAGAGATGGTCAAGGCCCTTTCGGTCCGGTGGGGAGATGCAGGTGtgagacacacacacacccacgcACGCACGTACTCGCATACTCAACACGCAACGGACGTAGGCTCAAAGGCGAAGCCCTCCGCTCGCCCGCCTTCCGCCCAGCCTGTTTATGGTCTAGCAACGGCTGCAGGTTGAGCGCGACGGCATGTGGTTGTCACTGTGGCGTTCTGGCCAGGACCTTCGCTTGCACGGCGAGACACGACAGTTGCTTACCCCGCAGATTGCAAGCCACGCGCCAGATATGGATATGCAGGCCTTTTTGTAGCTTCGTCCATGTCAACTGTGtgtggttggtggtggtatGGGGGGTCAGCCACCAGCAGGCGAGTTTCCAGTGCC
This sequence is a window from Colletotrichum higginsianum IMI 349063 chromosome 8, whole genome shotgun sequence. Protein-coding genes within it:
- a CDS encoding Major facilitator superfamily transporter; amino-acid sequence: MAEMQFDKETKPAESPPPHSLEHATDLDRPVYGDDAPVECPPHTTESKLITKIDFRVIPFLCIMYLLAFLDRVNIANANVFGLSQELGLDGTLYNNALVVFFVPYILLEIPSNILLKKFKPHVWLSINMFGFGLVTMLQGFVQNYAGLCTTRFFLGVFETGMFPGAFYLIGMWYRRHEAQRRYSFFFNSTTLAGAFGGLLAAAIGKMAGTGGYAGWRWIFILEGLLTVVVSVFFFFCLPDFPEDVKWLTAEEKVFVAARLRADQGNSAAERSITARDVRRIFKDYKVILGGFMYFGLIVPAYGYAYFAPGIFQSYGYSSIKTQLHSVPPWVVAFVFSMTVAFVSDKTRHRFGFTILAICVAITGFAILISVHDNTPLQTFGLYAVASGCYTAMPIIVCWFNMNLGGHHRRSIGSAWQVGFGNIGGIIAVFAFLKKDAPKYIPGYSISIAFVILSGLSCTAYALACWSANKKRDRTAGESVLTQEEKTELGDMSPDYRYLL